GAAGTTCTAATAAAAAATCAGTCAAAAGTAAATATAGTACTAAAAGAAGATGTTACCAATGCTATTGACGAAGTGGTTATTACTGGTACTGGAGCTCAGACAAAATTGACTCAGACAGGGGCTATTACAACAGTAAATGTAGATCATCTGAAAGCTAATCCGTCTTCTAGTATCGTAAATACATTAGCCGGTAATGTCGCTGGTGTTTTGGCAATGCAGACTTCCGGACAACCTGGTAAAAATGTATCTGAGTTTTGGATTCGTGGAATTTCGACTTTTGGTGCAAGTACTAGCGCGTATGTCTTGGTTGATGGCTTCGAACGCAGTATGGATGAAATCAATATAGAAGATATTGAATCCTTTTCAGTTTTAAAAGATGCTTCTGCCACTGCTATTTATGGATCAAAAGGCGCGAATGGGGTAGTATTGATTACAACTAAACACGGTAAAGCCGGTAAAATTAATATTACCGCAAAAGCAGAAACGACTTATAATATGCGTACGATCACTCCTGAATTTGAGAATGGGGTAAATTATGCAAATTTTTTAAATGAAGCACGTATTACTCGTAACTATGAACCCGTTTACCAGCCTGAAGAGTTGGATATTATCCGTCTTGGGTTAGATCCAGACCTCTATCCGAATGTGGACTGGATGGATTTACTATTAAAGGAGGGAGCGTGGCAACATCGGGTAAATCTGAATATGAATGGTGGTGGAAATACTGCACGCTATTTTGTATCTTTCAGTTATTTGGACGAACAGGGTATGTATAACACGGATAGCTCGTTAAAAGGAGATTATAACACGAACGCTGATTATCGCCGTTATAATTATCGCATGAACACAGATATTGATATTACAAAAAGTACACTTCTCAAGTTAGGAGTTTCCGGTTATTTATCCAAAAGAAATAGTCCGGGATTGGGAGATTCTGATGTATGGGGAGAACTTTTTGGATATACTCCAATAAGAACTCCGGTATTATATTCTAATGGCTATGTACCTGCCGTCGGTACGGGTAATAAGACTAACCCATGGGTAGCGGCTACCCAAACAGGTTTTAATGAGAATTGGAAAAATACTATTCAAACTAATGTAACATTGGAGCAGAAACTAGACTTCATTACTAAAAATCTGAAATTTGTAGGACGTTTTGGATATGACACATATAATGATAATACTATCAAACGTCATAAATGGCCGGAACAATGGCTTGCGGAACGAGCTCGCAATGAAGAGGGTGAATTAGTATTTAAAAAGATTTCCGGTGCAGGAAATATGGCACAGGAGAGTAGTTCAAGTGGAAATCGTCGTGAATTCTTAGATTTGACGTTAAATTGGAACAGAGCGTTTAAAGCACATCATCCTAGCGCGACATTGAAATATACCCAAGATGCTTTTGTTAAAACGGTTGCTTTGGGAGATGATTTAAAAGAGGGAGTGAGTAGACGAAATCAGGCTTTGGCAGGGCGCTTTGCTTATAATTATAACTATCGATATTTTGTTGACTTCAATTTTGGTTACAACGGTTCGGAAAATTTTGCGAAAGGACATCGTTTTGGCTTTTTTCCCGCATATTCTCTGGCATGGAATATTGCAGAAGAGAAAATAATAAAAAAGCATCTGAAATGGATGAATATGTTTAAGGTTCGTTATTCTTATGGTAAGGTCGGTAATGATAATGTAGGAACCCGTTTCCCATATCTTTATTCAATTGCCGATAACTATAAAGAAAATGATCAGACGAAATATTATGCAGGTTACAACTGGGCCACTTATGGAAGTAATAAATCTTATAATGGTTTACGCTATACAAAACTTGCTTCTAATGATATAACATGGGAAATAGCAACCAAAAGCGACCTTGGTATAGATATGGCTTTATTTAATGACAAATTCACAGCTACGATCGACTATTTTGATGAAAGTCGTAGTGGTATTTATATGGAGCGTGCATTCTTACCAGGAATGGTTGGTCTGGATGGCAATAAACCTTATGCTAATGTGGGTGAAGTAAATTCAAAAGGGTTTGATGGAAACTTTAGTTATAAACAAAAAATTAGTGATGTTAAGTTCACTGTACGTGGTAATATCACATATAGTAAGAATGAAATCATAGAACGCGATGAAGAGAACAATGTTTATGCTTATCAAATGAAAAAAGGGTATCGGGTTAATCAAAATAGAGGCTTGATAGCTTTAGGATTATTTAAGGACTATGATGACATTCGTAACAGTCCTACACAGAAATATGGTCCTGTAATGCCCGGTGATATTAAATATAAAGATGTAAATGGTGATGGTGTTGTCAATGATGGCGATATCGTAGCTATTGGTTCAACTAGTAAACCAAATCTAATTTATGGTTTAGGTCTTTCTGCTACCTGGAAGGGATTGGATGTAAGCTTACATTTCCAAGGTGCCGGTAAATCTCAGTTCTTTACTTATGGCAAATGTATATGGGCTTTTACAGAAGGACAATGGGGTAATATTCTTAAAGGAACGCTGGATAATCGTTGGGTGGATGCGGAGACTGCACAAAAGCTTGGCATCCCTGCTAATGAGAATCCGAATGCATCATACCCTCGTTTGAGTTATACGGATAATGGTAATGGTAATACAACGATCTATGAATATAAAAATAATTACCGTAATTCGACATATTGGTTGCGTAATGGTTCATATGTCCGTCTGAAAACGATTGATGTCGGTTATACTCTTCCGAAGAAGATCGTGAATAAGATACATTTTAATAATGTACGTATTTTCATGACAGGAACTAATTTACTGACATGGTCCAGTTTTAAACTTTGGGATCCTGAAATGGGGGCTTCACGTGGTGAGCAATATCCATTAGCTAAGTCTATAACACTCGGTTTAAGCGTTAACTTATAAAATTCAGAACAATAAAATGAAAAAATATATATTATTGATAATTATAATCGGTTTCGGGACTACATCATGTTCTGACTATTTGGATTCAGAATACATTTTTAAAGATCGTGAATCTTTGGAGAAGATATTTACAGATTATGATAAGACCGAACAGTGGTTGGCACGTGCATATTCATTCCTTACCGGGCAATGCTGCGATGTAGGCAGTAAACGCAATACTCCGTTTGTGTTTGACGACTGTATGTACTATGGTGATGATGATGTTACCATAGACGCATCCAAAGGTGGAAACATGTCATATAATAAGTTTCATGAAGGAGGGTATGACGAAGGTGCTTTCCAGGATACTTGGGATCGCTGTTATAATGGTATTCGTCAGGCTACGATTTTCATGCAGAATGTGGATATGAACGATAAATATAAACCTGAAGAGATTGTTGATCTTAAAGCGCAAGCGCGTTTTGTTAGAGCTTATTTTTATTGGATTCTTCTTCGTAAATATGGGCCGATACCTCTAGTTCCGGAAAATGGTTTTAACTACAATGACTCTTATGATGATGTCGCTACACCACGCAGTTCTTATGATGTTTGTGCCAATTATATTGCAAGTGAAATGGTAATAGCAGCTAAAGATTTGCCATTGACGAGAGAGCAACTTAGTATAAACCGTCCGACGCGGGGAGCGGCTTTGGCTACCCGTGCATTAGCTCTATTGTATGCTGCCAGTCCGTTAACGAATGGTAATAATGATGAATATGCACAACAATTGCTGGATGATAAAGGTAATCGTTTGCTTTCTCCTGAATATGATGAAAGTAAATGGGCAAAAGCAGCTGCTGCCTGCAAAGATGTAATGGAATTGAATGTATATAAGCTTTATACCACAGGTATCAATACCGTGAATACAGGTGCTTTTCCGGCAACTATAGCGCCTCCACATCACGATGTATATTCAAATGAAGATTTTCCGAATGGATGGGCGAATATTGATCCATACGAATCATATCGTGCATTGTTTAATGGAACTGTGTCATCAGTAGATAATCCTGAACTGATTTTTACTAGAGGGCAGAACATCGGTGGTGAACGCATTAAGGATATGGTAATTCACCAACTGCCTTCCGTTGCTAAAGGATGGAATACCCATGGAATGACTCAAAAACAAGTAGATGCTTATTATATGAATACTGGAGACGATTGTCCTGGAATGAATTCTCAGTACGCAGGATACCAAGCATATAAGGATCGTGTAGACAATCGCCCGCGACCAGTCGGCTATACTTCAAACGCACAGGACTATAAACCGCTTTCTGCAAATGTTTCTTTGCAATATGCAAATCGGGAACCACGTTTTTATGCTTCTGTTGCTTTTAACGGTGCCAGATGGTATTTAGGAAATGAATCTCAGCAAGCAAATCAGAATAAACAAGTATTCTACTATCGAGGTGGAGGTAATGGTTATTCCAATAATATGTTTTGGCTGCGTACAGGTATTGGAGTGATGAAATACGTGAACCCAAGCGATACTTATGAAAATAGCGACGGAGCCAAAATTATTGATAAAGATGAACCAGCTATTCGTTATGCCGATATTCTGTTGATGTATGCAGAGGCATTAAACGAATTGACTACATCTTATGAGGTTTCCTCATGGGACGGAATTAAAGCTTATACCATTAACCGTGATCCGGAAGAAATGAGAAAAGGAATAAAACCTGTGCGTATGCGTGCCGGTGTACCGGATTATGATACTCCTATATATGATAACCCTGCAAAATTCCGTATTAAACTGAAACGTGAACGACAGATTGAGCTCTTTGCTGAAGGGAAACGTTACTATGATCTTCGTCGTTGGAAAGATGCAGAATTGGAAGAGTCAGTGCCTGTTTATGGTTGTTATACTTTTATGACTGAAAGTCAGAAAGATCTTTTCCATACACCGGTACCCATATCTAATCTTTCAGCAACTTTTTCATCCAAAATGTATTTCTGGCCTATAAAACATGATGAATTGAAACGCAACAAACGTTTAACTCAGAATCCTGGTTGGACTTATAATGATTAATTAAAAAAGAAAAGATATGAAAAAGATATATACTTATTTGATGATGCTAACTGTTAGCGCATTAATTATCTCCTGTAATGAAGAGTGGAGTGGTGAACAATATGAACATTATATTTCTTTTAAAGCTCCAATAAACAGTGATGGGGTATCACGAATTAACGTACGCTATAAGGCGAACGAAGCAACTACTTATCAGGTGCCTTTGATAGTTAGCGGTACGACTTTAAATGATAAAAACTATACAGTACGTATTGGTTTGGACCCAGATACTTTAGTGGTTCTTAATAAAGAACGTTATAGTACGCGTATAGATCTTTATTATCAGGTATTACCAGCTACTTTCTATTCATTGCCGGAGACCGTTGAAATAAAAGCAGGGGAGAATACAGCACTTTTACCTATAGATTTTAAGTTGAATAATATTGATTTGTCAGAGAAATGGGTGCTGCCTTTAACTGTTGAAGAATCTTCAGATGGTAGCTATACCCCTAATTATCGTAAGCATTATCGCAAAGCATTACTCCGTGTTATGCCTTTTAATGATTATTCGGGCAATTATAGTGCAGTAAATTATAAGTGTTATATCAAAGGAGCGGAAAGTGAGGCCCCATTTGTCAAAAACTATGTAATGACTTATGTGGTGGACGATCAAAGCCTTTTTTTCTATGCTGGCATTATTGATGAAACCCGTGTCGATAGGAAAGGATATAGGATTCTTGCTAAATTTATAAATAATGATAATGGAGAAATCGGCAATGTGGAATTATCTCCTGCAGATTCTGACAATAAAATGAAATTTCAAATAGGTAAAGATGACTATGGGAAAGAGGTAACCCCTACCTATAGTGTAACTGAAACAATGGATCCTATTCGTCCTTATTTGAAACGTAAGACTATAATCATTAGAAATATTAATTACACTTATGTTGACTATACTACAATTCCGGGGGTAGAAACCGAATATCATGTAATAGGTTCTTTGGCTTTAGAGCGTCAGATCAATACTCAAATACCAGATGAAGATCAAGCTATTGACTGGGAGGCTGGGAATTAAATAGTTTTGTCTATTGATTAATATTGGATAAATTATCAAATATAAGAGATAGAGAAGAACATATGACCGGAGTTCTTCTCTATCTTTATTCTTTTGTGAAAGAAAATCGATTATTTATTAGATATTGCTTTTTATTGGTCAGAATTTTGCCTTTTTTCTATGATATCTTCCTTATTTTTGTTTGGAAGCAATGAGAATGGTGTTAATTAAATCGGAATAATTATGAATATAAAAAAACATTTACCTTGGTTGGGGGCTTTACTCCCTATTATTAATGCACAAGCGGATACGAATCCCAATGTAGTTATCATTTATATCGACGACATGGGTATAGGTGATATTGGCTGTTATGGAGGAAAATTTGTAGCGACGCCCAATATTGATAAACTGGCACAGGACGGATTATTGTTTAATCAATATTATTCTTCCGCACCGGTTAGTTCACCCTCCCGTTGTGGATTAACAACAGGACTTTTCCCTATTGAAGTAGGAATTAATACTTTCCTTAACGACAAGGCAAGTAATAAGAGGTGCGAGCAGCGTAATTATCTGGACGACAAACTTCCTTCTATGGCACGTGCTTTTCAGAATGCAGGATATGCTACCGGACACATTGGTAAATGGCACATGGGAGGTGGACGTGATGTGCACAATGCCCCTTCTATCAAGAACTATGGGTTTGATGAATATCTTTCTACTTATGAAAGCCCCGATCCGGACCCTGCGATAACAGCTTCTAAGTGGATATGGTGTGATAATGACAGTATAAAACGTTGGAAACGCACAGAATATTTTGTAGATAAGAGTATTGACTTTATTAAACGTCATAAAGATAGTCCATTCTTTCTCAATCTTTGGCCGGATGATATGCATACACCATGGGTACCGGAGTTTAAGCAAAAAGAAAGAAAAAGCTGGGAGACAAAAGAGGCGTTTTCGCCTGTGCTTGGAGAGATGGACAAACAAATCGGTCGTTTTATTAAGGCACTGGATGATATGGGATTATCCGAAAATACGATTATCATCTTTACCAGTGATAATGGACCTGCACCCAGTTTCAAGGCTGTTCGCTCCGCTTATTTGAGAGGTACCAAGAATAGCCTTTACGAAGGAGGTATCCGTATGCCGTTTATTGTCAAATATCCTAAGAAGATTAAACCCGGTCGGGTGAATAATTCTTCAGTGCTATGTGCGGTGGATTTATATCCTACTTTATGTTCCGTGGCCGGGATTAAAACTGAGAAGAACTATAAAGGTGATGGACAGAATTATGCAAAAGTTTTGCTCGGGAAGTCGGAGGCAAAACGAAAAACGGATTTAATGTGGGACTTTGGTCGAAATAAGCATTTTGGTTTTCCCGGCAATCCTTACGATAGAAGTCCGCATCTGGCAATCCGTAGCGGCAAGTGGAAGCTGTTGGTGAACGGAGACGGAAGCGATGCACAACTATATGATATGGAGCTGGATAAATTCGAGAAGAATAACATAGCTGGCGAACATCCGGAATTAGTTGCAAAACTAAGCAAGAAAGTATGCGAATGGTACGCCCAAAACAAAGATAAAGGATTGCAAACAGACCTCTAATTAAAAAAAACATGAATTCAAAAGCTTTTCTTTTGCCGGCAGCACTGATGATAGCCGGCAATTCCGTTGCAAACTCAAAAGGGAAAAAAACTGATAAAAGACCCAATATACTGGTGATTCTTGCAGATGACCTTGGCTATTCTGATTTAGGATGTTATGGCAGTGAAATCCATACACCTAACCTTGATAAACTGGCACAACAAGGAGTACGCTTCAACCATTTTTATAATGCGAGTCGTAGTTGTCCCACCCGTGCTTCTTTGCTGACCGGACTGTATCAGCATCAGGCAGGAATCGGACGAATGACTTTTGATGACAACCTGCCCGGGTATCGTGGCACACTTTCACGTAATGCGGTTACGATAGCCGAAGTGCTGAAAGAATCTGGTTACACTACCAGTATGATCGGAAAATGGCATGTTGCTGAAACTCCATTGCGTAAAGATCAGCGTGAATGGCTGGCACATCATGTTTACCATGACACCTATTCGGATTTATGTCACTATCCGGTAAACCGTGGCTTCGATTCTCATTACGGAACTATTTATGGAGTAGTAGATTACTTTGACCCGTTCAGCCTAGTTGAAGGAGAAGTACCTGTAAAAGAAGTACCGGAAGGATACTATATCACTCAAGCACTTTCGGATCGTGCCGCAGAAGAAGTAACGGAATATGCCAAGGATGATAAGCCGTTCTTCATGTATTTGGCTTATACCGCTCCACACTGGCCGCTCCACGCCTTGCCGGAGGATATTGAAAAGTATAAGGATACGTACAAAGTCGGTTGGGAAGCTATACGCAATGCCCGTTACGAGCGTCAGAAGCAACTGGGAATATTTCCGGGAATGGACGATTTTTTGTCCGAACGTCAGTTTAAAGACAGATGGGAGGACAATGCTCATGCGGAATGGGATGCCCGTGCGATGGCTGTGCACGCTGCAATGATCGATCGTATGGATCAGGGAATCGGACAGGTTATTGACGCATTGGAGAAGACCGGCCAGTTGGATAATACACTGATTCTTTTCCTCTCAGACAATGGTTGCAGTAATGAGAACTGTCAGAATTACTCTCCGGGAGAGAATGACCGTCCGGACATGACCCGTAAGGGAGAAAAGATGGTATATCCCCATAATAAAGAGGTATTACCCGGACCGCAAACGACCTATGCTTCATTGGGTGCCCGTTGGGCGAATGTGGCAAACACACCTTTCCGCTTTTGGAAAGCCAAATCCTATGAAGGAGGAATCTGCACACCGATGATTGCGCACTGGCCGAAAGGAATTAAAAAGAATGTAGGCGGTATGACACCGGAGATAGGTCATGTGATGGACATCATGGCTACTTGTATAGACATGGCTGGAGCAACTTATCCTGCTAAATACAAAGGAAACGATATCATTCCTATGGCAGGCAAGAGTTTGCTTCCTATTTTCAAAACCGGTCATCGTGAAGGACATGATTATCTGGGCTTCGAGCATTTCAATGAGCGTGCATTCCTTGCCAAAGACGGTTGGAAACTCGTGCGTCCGGGCGAGAATGCCAAATGGGAACTCTACAACTTGAATGAAGACCGGAGCGAACAACATAATCTAGCTGATAAATATCCGGAGAAGAAGAACGAAATGGTGAAAGCGTACGAGGAATGGGCGAAACGCTGCATGGTAGAACCCTATCCGGGACAAAAAAAGAAATAAGAGCATTATGGTAAGAACCAACTTCTTAATGACTGCCCCTTTATTGATGGCATCATTTTGTTCCGCACAGGAGAAACCGAATGTCGTACTGATTCTGGTAGATGATATGGGTTATTCCGATATCGGTTGTTATGGTGGCGAAATACTTACTCCCAATATTGATGCGTTGGCGTCTAAAGGTGTACGTTTTACTCAGTTTTATAATACTTCCCGTTC
This sequence is a window from Bacteroides thetaiotaomicron VPI-5482. Protein-coding genes within it:
- a CDS encoding RagB/SusD family nutrient uptake outer membrane protein is translated as MKKYILLIIIIGFGTTSCSDYLDSEYIFKDRESLEKIFTDYDKTEQWLARAYSFLTGQCCDVGSKRNTPFVFDDCMYYGDDDVTIDASKGGNMSYNKFHEGGYDEGAFQDTWDRCYNGIRQATIFMQNVDMNDKYKPEEIVDLKAQARFVRAYFYWILLRKYGPIPLVPENGFNYNDSYDDVATPRSSYDVCANYIASEMVIAAKDLPLTREQLSINRPTRGAALATRALALLYAASPLTNGNNDEYAQQLLDDKGNRLLSPEYDESKWAKAAAACKDVMELNVYKLYTTGINTVNTGAFPATIAPPHHDVYSNEDFPNGWANIDPYESYRALFNGTVSSVDNPELIFTRGQNIGGERIKDMVIHQLPSVAKGWNTHGMTQKQVDAYYMNTGDDCPGMNSQYAGYQAYKDRVDNRPRPVGYTSNAQDYKPLSANVSLQYANREPRFYASVAFNGARWYLGNESQQANQNKQVFYYRGGGNGYSNNMFWLRTGIGVMKYVNPSDTYENSDGAKIIDKDEPAIRYADILLMYAEALNELTTSYEVSSWDGIKAYTINRDPEEMRKGIKPVRMRAGVPDYDTPIYDNPAKFRIKLKRERQIELFAEGKRYYDLRRWKDAELEESVPVYGCYTFMTESQKDLFHTPVPISNLSATFSSKMYFWPIKHDELKRNKRLTQNPGWTYND
- a CDS encoding arylsulfatase encodes the protein MNSKAFLLPAALMIAGNSVANSKGKKTDKRPNILVILADDLGYSDLGCYGSEIHTPNLDKLAQQGVRFNHFYNASRSCPTRASLLTGLYQHQAGIGRMTFDDNLPGYRGTLSRNAVTIAEVLKESGYTTSMIGKWHVAETPLRKDQREWLAHHVYHDTYSDLCHYPVNRGFDSHYGTIYGVVDYFDPFSLVEGEVPVKEVPEGYYITQALSDRAAEEVTEYAKDDKPFFMYLAYTAPHWPLHALPEDIEKYKDTYKVGWEAIRNARYERQKQLGIFPGMDDFLSERQFKDRWEDNAHAEWDARAMAVHAAMIDRMDQGIGQVIDALEKTGQLDNTLILFLSDNGCSNENCQNYSPGENDRPDMTRKGEKMVYPHNKEVLPGPQTTYASLGARWANVANTPFRFWKAKSYEGGICTPMIAHWPKGIKKNVGGMTPEIGHVMDIMATCIDMAGATYPAKYKGNDIIPMAGKSLLPIFKTGHREGHDYLGFEHFNERAFLAKDGWKLVRPGENAKWELYNLNEDRSEQHNLADKYPEKKNEMVKAYEEWAKRCMVEPYPGQKKK
- a CDS encoding DUF4973 domain-containing protein → MKKIYTYLMMLTVSALIISCNEEWSGEQYEHYISFKAPINSDGVSRINVRYKANEATTYQVPLIVSGTTLNDKNYTVRIGLDPDTLVVLNKERYSTRIDLYYQVLPATFYSLPETVEIKAGENTALLPIDFKLNNIDLSEKWVLPLTVEESSDGSYTPNYRKHYRKALLRVMPFNDYSGNYSAVNYKCYIKGAESEAPFVKNYVMTYVVDDQSLFFYAGIIDETRVDRKGYRILAKFINNDNGEIGNVELSPADSDNKMKFQIGKDDYGKEVTPTYSVTETMDPIRPYLKRKTIIIRNINYTYVDYTTIPGVETEYHVIGSLALERQINTQIPDEDQAIDWEAGN
- a CDS encoding sulfatase-like hydrolase/transferase, translating into MNIKKHLPWLGALLPIINAQADTNPNVVIIYIDDMGIGDIGCYGGKFVATPNIDKLAQDGLLFNQYYSSAPVSSPSRCGLTTGLFPIEVGINTFLNDKASNKRCEQRNYLDDKLPSMARAFQNAGYATGHIGKWHMGGGRDVHNAPSIKNYGFDEYLSTYESPDPDPAITASKWIWCDNDSIKRWKRTEYFVDKSIDFIKRHKDSPFFLNLWPDDMHTPWVPEFKQKERKSWETKEAFSPVLGEMDKQIGRFIKALDDMGLSENTIIIFTSDNGPAPSFKAVRSAYLRGTKNSLYEGGIRMPFIVKYPKKIKPGRVNNSSVLCAVDLYPTLCSVAGIKTEKNYKGDGQNYAKVLLGKSEAKRKTDLMWDFGRNKHFGFPGNPYDRSPHLAIRSGKWKLLVNGDGSDAQLYDMELDKFEKNNIAGEHPELVAKLSKKVCEWYAQNKDKGLQTDL
- a CDS encoding SusC/RagA family TonB-linked outer membrane protein, encoding MKKLFVLCTMLLWVAINALAQQKISVSGIVTDENKEPVIGANVSVKDVPGLGTITDLNGRYVIKVEPYNRLVFSYIGYQSQEVLIKNQSKVNIVLKEDVTNAIDEVVITGTGAQTKLTQTGAITTVNVDHLKANPSSSIVNTLAGNVAGVLAMQTSGQPGKNVSEFWIRGISTFGASTSAYVLVDGFERSMDEINIEDIESFSVLKDASATAIYGSKGANGVVLITTKHGKAGKINITAKAETTYNMRTITPEFENGVNYANFLNEARITRNYEPVYQPEELDIIRLGLDPDLYPNVDWMDLLLKEGAWQHRVNLNMNGGGNTARYFVSFSYLDEQGMYNTDSSLKGDYNTNADYRRYNYRMNTDIDITKSTLLKLGVSGYLSKRNSPGLGDSDVWGELFGYTPIRTPVLYSNGYVPAVGTGNKTNPWVAATQTGFNENWKNTIQTNVTLEQKLDFITKNLKFVGRFGYDTYNDNTIKRHKWPEQWLAERARNEEGELVFKKISGAGNMAQESSSSGNRREFLDLTLNWNRAFKAHHPSATLKYTQDAFVKTVALGDDLKEGVSRRNQALAGRFAYNYNYRYFVDFNFGYNGSENFAKGHRFGFFPAYSLAWNIAEEKIIKKHLKWMNMFKVRYSYGKVGNDNVGTRFPYLYSIADNYKENDQTKYYAGYNWATYGSNKSYNGLRYTKLASNDITWEIATKSDLGIDMALFNDKFTATIDYFDESRSGIYMERAFLPGMVGLDGNKPYANVGEVNSKGFDGNFSYKQKISDVKFTVRGNITYSKNEIIERDEENNVYAYQMKKGYRVNQNRGLIALGLFKDYDDIRNSPTQKYGPVMPGDIKYKDVNGDGVVNDGDIVAIGSTSKPNLIYGLGLSATWKGLDVSLHFQGAGKSQFFTYGKCIWAFTEGQWGNILKGTLDNRWVDAETAQKLGIPANENPNASYPRLSYTDNGNGNTTIYEYKNNYRNSTYWLRNGSYVRLKTIDVGYTLPKKIVNKIHFNNVRIFMTGTNLLTWSSFKLWDPEMGASRGEQYPLAKSITLGLSVNL